The DNA sequence AGGCGGCTCCATGGCGGCATGGGCCAGGTGGGGGGCATAATACTCGGCTTCGTGGATGGCAACAGCCCGGGCAAACCCGGCATCCACATCGCCGATGTTTCTCACGACCTTCTGCGGTTTGCGGGCCGTCTCCAGCAGGGATTTCCTGTAGCTCTCCGATTCGTAAGCGCCATTCGCCCCCAGTTCCCACTGCACCTTGAGCTTCGAGCGTCCCTGCCGGGCCGCCCAGGTGCTGTCGGCGACTACCGCCACGCCACCCAGGGCCTGGAAGGCGTAAGGCGGTTTCGCCGGTTCCATGACCACCACCTTTTTCACCCCCTTGACCTTGCGTGTCTCCCGGTCGTCGCAGGACTTGAGCGCCCCCCCCAGGACCGGCGAGCGCTCGATGGCGGCATACAGCATCCCCGGCAGCCGCGTGTCGTATCCGAACACGGCCGTGCCGGTGCAGATGGCGGCCAGATCAACGATAGGCACCCCCGTGCCGACGTAGCGGTACTCCGACGGCTTCTTGAAGCGCAGTTCGCCTGGTGCCGGCACCGGCTGCCGGGCGGCCGCAGCCACCAGTTCACCGAAGCCGAGGCTTCGGCCGCTGGGGAGATGCAGCACCCGGTGATGGTCGGCCCTGCATTCCGAGCCCGCCACCTGCCACGTGGCGGCGGCCGCATGTTCAAGCATCAAGCGGCCCGTGGCGCCCACATCGCGCAGCGCTTCATAAAAATCGCGGATCGATTTGGAGCCGTCGGTATTCTGGTCACCGTACTTGGGATCGCCGATGGCCTGTTCTATCTTCACCCGGCTCCAGTCGGCGCCCAGTTCGTCGGCTGCCACCATGGGGAGCGCGGTACGGATGCCCGTGCCCATCTCCGAACGGTGGGCAATGATGACGACCGTTCCGGACGGCTCGATGCCCAGATACACGCCGGGAGACCATGCCACCCGGGGATCATCCGCCGCCAGGGCGCCCAGCGTCTGGAAGGGGTGCAACCGGGCGCACAGGACAAAAGCCCCGGCTGAGAAGACGCTCCCAAGAAAAACCCGGCGGCTGACAAGAATCACGTCGGTCACGATCCACCCCCCGCCGCCAGCTTTACCGCCTGGCGGATACGTTGATAGGTCCCGCAACGGCAGATATTACCCTGCATGGCCTCCTCAATATCCTGGTCCGTCGGCTTCGGCTTCTGCCCCAGCAGTTCGGCAGCCTGCATGATCTGGCCGCTCTGGCAATAACCGCATTGGGGCACGTTGCACGTCTCCCACGCCTTTTGAAGCGGATGGTCGCCACGGGCGCTCAACCCTTCGATGGTTACGACCTTTTTTCCGGCCATGGTCTTCATCGCGGTGATGCAACTGCGGGTCGCCGCGCCATTCACCAGAACCGTGCAGGCCCCGCACTCTCCGATGCCGCAGCCGAACTTGGCCCCGGTCAGGTGCAACTCGTCCCGAAGATACCACAACAGCGGCATGTCCGGGTCACCTCCAAATGTCCGTTTCATCCCGTTTACCGTCAGTGCGATCCGTTTCATTGCGCCCCCTTCCCCGCCATTTTCCGAATGGCTCGACTAACACCATACCCGGGGCGGAACTGTCCCCCGTCCATTTCACCGCAACGGTGCGGCCCCTTGCGCCGGAATTTTCATCTAAGTATACCCCCATCCCCTCCCCCCGCAAGAAAAGGTGGCGGCGCTTGACCGGCACACTCTCTTATCGCTCTTGTGCTATAATAACACCATACGAAGGAGGTGAATGATATGGACGCGATCGAATTCATGGCCCGTTTCGAAGAAGACGGCCTTCGTTTTTTTGAAACCCTCGGCGCCGAAAGCACCGATGCCGAACGAAAAGAGCTGTTCGACCTCCTGGCCGACAACCAGAGACGCCACCTGGGCTCCCTTGAGAATCTGAAGGAGAACGTGCATGGTATCGAAACCGACACCACCCTGGTTGACCGGGCCGAGCAGGTAATCAACGGCTTCCGGCGGGCACTCGACCACCACGACCTTCTCAAGGAATTCAAACAGGATGCCGACGCCTTTGATCACATTGTGAAGGCCGAAGAAGAGATCATCGGCCTCTTGGACGGGATGGCCAAGGCCGAAGCGGAGGAAAATACGCGGGAATTGCTGGTGCTCCTGGCTGAGGAGGAGAAGCAGCATCTGCGCAGGATGGAGAACATCTACGAGTTCATCGAAGCCCCCCGCAGCTACCTGGAGTGGGGCGAATTTTCAAACCTGCAACCGCTGTAACAGATGCCGCAACGGAAGAACGCGGGGCGCCGGTGAGAGGCGCCCTTTTTTTATGGGTCAGTGGGCGTGGCCGTGATGGTGGTGGGATACGTGGTTCAGGTCCTTGATGACCGGCCGGGTCAGGCAGGCGCTGCATTCCACCTGCAGGGTGGTATGGGTGATGTGGTAGCGGTCCAGGAGCATGTGTTCCACCTCGTGGATCACCTCGGCCTGCTGCCACTTGAAGTCGTCGTTCACATCCAGGTGGGCGGAGAGGGCCACAATGTGGGAGCAGATGGACCAGACGTTGAGGTGATGGATATCCCGAACCCCCGGCACGCTGCGGAGGCTTCCGGCAATCTCGCTCACCTTCAACCCGCGGGGCACCCCTTCCAGCAGGATGTGGGTCGATTCCCGCAATACCCGCCACGCGCCAAAGAAGACCACGAAGCCGATGCCGATGGAGATGAGGGCGTCGAGCACATACCAGTGGGAAAAGTACATGACCACCCCGCCGACGATGACGCCGACCGAGGCGGCCGCGTCGCCGATGACGTGGAGAAAGGCGCTGTGCACGTTGAGATCGTCGTGGGAATGCCGGTGGAGGGCCGAGGCGGCGATCAGGTTCATGGCCAGGCCGATCACCGCGATGACGAACATGGGGAGGCTGTTGACCGGCTCCGGGTGCAGCAGACGCCCGGCCGCCTCGTAGAGGATGCCGAAGGCGATCAGGAAGATCGATACCCCGTTGATGAAGGAGGCGAAGACCTCGGCCCGGTGCCAGCCGAAGGTGCGGGTCTCGGAGGAAGGGAGCCCGGCCAGCTTGATGGCCCCCAGGGAGAGCAGCAGGGCGAACAGGTCCAGGAACACGTGGGCGGCATCGGACAACAGGGCCAGGGAGTTGGTCCAGATGCCGCCGATGACTTCGGCCACCAGGGTGACCACCGTGAGCAGGATGGCGTAGCGAAACCGGGCGGCGATGCTTTTGTCGGGATTATGCAGGTCCATAATAGTTCCACCATACCACAGGAACCGGTGAAATTCAAAAGCTACGGCGCTTCGGTAGGATTCATAAGACGCTGAGAGTGACACCGGCAATGGAGGCGGGAATTACGGATCACGTTTGGACGCTGGAGGAAATTGCTAACCTAGTTTAATTTAAGCATCAAATGAACATATCTCTTATATAATCTTCAACAATAACACTCTCAGTTACAGCTGCTCTTAGCCGTTCAACGACTTCCATTGGCATATCACTCTTAAACCTTAATTGGCCACTAGCATATTTTTGGGCCAATTCGTTTATGCTTTTTTCAAAAACAACGTTACAGTCTACAATAGACAATACCCTAAAATCATTGTAGGTATTAGGGTCAATTTCAACCGTTGTACCATGATGCATGCGCCTCATGCGTCTAACCTTCTCAACTTGAGAAGATGCACACACTAGGTAAAGTACACTGTCTGTATGGGGGTTGTTGTTAAGAACAATAAAATAATGGGGATCAGTAGCAGGGTCTAAGCATGGGTCAGCAAAATAATAGACAGAGCCAGGTTTTAGGTTAGCTCGAATAGGCATATCAAAGCTAAGCCCACTGAGCTTCAAGTTTTGATAAATTTTTTAAGTGGTCTTCAATGTCTTGTTTTTGTTCATCGTTAAGCACATAGCATTTTTCGACATCGCCGACTGGATCGGCAAGGAAATCTTCAAAAGACATCTTAACCCTTGTCAAGCGGTCTAATGCACTTTCGTGTTTTTGCCACTCAGGGTATAAATGTGTCAAATCACAGAGTCTGTATTTATCAAAATGTCCAAATTTTTCCCATGCGAACTCTAATGCCTCAATGTCACTTCTAGAAAAAACCTTGCTATCTACCTCTCGTTTCGAAGAAAAACAAAGTCTATTTGAATTTAGAAATTGGGTCGAATACAGTTCTTCCTTTTCATCAAGGAAAGAGCTGTTCTCAGCGATATCCTTCACCCCTGATGCAACAGGTCCCAATTTCATTGCATAATATTCATCATTCGTAATTGGTCTCCCAAATTTACGAAGATGATATTTATCAGCAAAGAAAATCAGTTTTAAAGCCTTTAGCTTCTCAATTTCACCGCCCTCTTTTGTGGCAAAAAAATTAAGGGCTTGTGTTGCTTTCTGATAATTAAATTTTAAATGCACGCACATGGTTGTTTAGCCTCCTTCGTTTCGAAATTCTATTCCGAAGTCCGTTGGCCATCTCATTTCTAATCAGTTTTACTATAAGTTATATCTTAAGCTAAAATTTATAAGAAATGAGATTTATTTTGTCAATTTTTAAATTTAAAATAATTTTGTCCTTGATTCGGAGCCCTCTCCAATATGTTGAATTTTATAAGCAAATAAAGTGCCAACCTTGAATAATTAATTTTCAAACTAACCCACTACCGGAGTTTCCGCGTAGTCCGGGCCGGCAGCATCCCGATCTTCTCCGCTCACGGGGTCCCTTCATCGACAGGCTCCTCGCCGGTCTGCTGCGCCGTTACCGCCACCCCCCTGCGGAGACGCAGGTTGAACATCTCCACCATGACGGAGAACGCCATGGCGAAGTAGATGTATCCCTTGGGGATGTGCATGTCCAGACCGTCGCCGATCAGCGACACGCCGATCAGGAGCAGGAAGCTGAGCGCCAGCATCTTGATGGTCGGGTGCCGTTCCACGAAAGCGCTGATCGCACCCGAAAAGAGCATCATGAACCCCACCGCGATCACCACGGCCGCAACCATGACCGCCAGCTTGTTGGCCATGCCCAGGGCCGTAATGATCGAGTCGAGGGAGAACACGATGTCGAGCATCAGGATCTGGACGATGACGCCGCCGAAGGTGGTTCCGGCACGGCCGGAGGCGGCGTGCTCCTCCTCCCCTTCAAGTTTCCCGTGGATCTCCATGGTGCTTTTGCCCAACAGGAACAGACCGCCCGCGATCAGGATCAGGTCGCGCCCCGAGATCGCGTTGCCCAATACCGAAAAGAACGGCGTGGTGAGCCCCATCAGCCAGGTCAGGGAAAACAGGAGGCCGATCCTGATGAACATCGCCAGCCCCAGGCCCACCAGCCTGGCCCGCTCCTGCCGATGGGCTGGCAGTTTGCCGGCCAGGATGGAGATGAAGATGATGTTGTCGATGCCGAGCACGATCTCCAGTGCGGTCAGCGTGGCCAGGGCCAGCCAGATCTGGGGGTCGGTGAGCCATTCCATGGCGTACCTCCTTGTTCGATTCCCGGCATCAGGATGAGCCAGCGCACGGGGATGGGGAAAAACGTGTGTCTCCGAAGGTTAAACTGTCGCCGGGGATAATAAAAAAGACCTTTATCCCCGGCGTGTGAGCGCCTGGATAAAGGTCTTGCTTTCGAACGTCATCGTCCCCGGCCCGGGCCGTACGGCCGTATTGACGGGCCTGGGGCCGGCCATGTCTCCGGC is a window from the Oryzomonas sagensis genome containing:
- a CDS encoding TerC family protein, producing the protein MEWLTDPQIWLALATLTALEIVLGIDNIIFISILAGKLPAHRQERARLVGLGLAMFIRIGLLFSLTWLMGLTTPFFSVLGNAISGRDLILIAGGLFLLGKSTMEIHGKLEGEEEHAASGRAGTTFGGVIVQILMLDIVFSLDSIITALGMANKLAVMVAAVVIAVGFMMLFSGAISAFVERHPTIKMLALSFLLLIGVSLIGDGLDMHIPKGYIYFAMAFSVMVEMFNLRLRRGVAVTAQQTGEEPVDEGTP
- a CDS encoding Panacea domain-containing protein; its protein translation is MCVHLKFNYQKATQALNFFATKEGGEIEKLKALKLIFFADKYHLRKFGRPITNDEYYAMKLGPVASGVKDIAENSSFLDEKEELYSTQFLNSNRLCFSSKREVDSKVFSRSDIEALEFAWEKFGHFDKYRLCDLTHLYPEWQKHESALDRLTRVKMSFEDFLADPVGDVEKCYVLNDEQKQDIEDHLKNLSKLEAQWA
- a CDS encoding cation diffusion facilitator family transporter, with protein sequence MDLHNPDKSIAARFRYAILLTVVTLVAEVIGGIWTNSLALLSDAAHVFLDLFALLLSLGAIKLAGLPSSETRTFGWHRAEVFASFINGVSIFLIAFGILYEAAGRLLHPEPVNSLPMFVIAVIGLAMNLIAASALHRHSHDDLNVHSAFLHVIGDAAASVGVIVGGVVMYFSHWYVLDALISIGIGFVVFFGAWRVLRESTHILLEGVPRGLKVSEIAGSLRSVPGVRDIHHLNVWSICSHIVALSAHLDVNDDFKWQQAEVIHEVEHMLLDRYHITHTTLQVECSACLTRPVIKDLNHVSHHHHGHAH
- a CDS encoding ferritin family protein produces the protein MDAIEFMARFEEDGLRFFETLGAESTDAERKELFDLLADNQRRHLGSLENLKENVHGIETDTTLVDRAEQVINGFRRALDHHDLLKEFKQDADAFDHIVKAEEEIIGLLDGMAKAEAEENTRELLVLLAEEEKQHLRRMENIYEFIEAPRSYLEWGEFSNLQPL
- a CDS encoding (2Fe-2S)-binding protein gives rise to the protein MKRIALTVNGMKRTFGGDPDMPLLWYLRDELHLTGAKFGCGIGECGACTVLVNGAATRSCITAMKTMAGKKVVTIEGLSARGDHPLQKAWETCNVPQCGYCQSGQIMQAAELLGQKPKPTDQDIEEAMQGNICRCGTYQRIRQAVKLAAGGGS